In Ptychodera flava strain L36383 chromosome 17, AS_Pfla_20210202, whole genome shotgun sequence, one genomic interval encodes:
- the LOC139115799 gene encoding medium-chain acyl-CoA ligase ACSF2, mitochondrial-like codes for MDRLENTAPSYLHAASAKPFSGMTVCDVLDRAAVNNPNKEAFVFVSIGAKKRITFKTLHGDVMRMAAGLIHLGVKPGERVGIWADNCYQYIVSEYSVAYIKAVSVRFQVLYPSDYVEHLASKTRVTCLIIGPGHPERVLRELSPGTPKTPGHRGLPTVNQVIHLGNDDISGMIRFDEVLEMGDKTGFRRLKQVRKLVKPDDEATVYFTSGSTGLPKAVIHTHRSCVENQYTCGRHVSDVVKKDVTFMSMSPFSHIGGRFSTLMGVCHGFRVVVPESDVEVQALATVIKEEKVSVAFLMFTFLFDFNDHSNFEASDFTSLQFVITSGNAVTVDNLERATQLISPNVFNSYGMTESGSVAINSNPAKLGKVGYPLDHYEVKIIDDEGAIVPRGTTGELCLRSPYTMLRYEGDEENSALDKCGWFHTGDTCRMEDDGYLEIIGRKKDIIIKGSVNVYPLEVDRIVIRHPKIKLSQTVGVPDERFTEEICTCVCLEEGQDTTTGDVLGFCRDFLPENITPKYVLFFQSFPSAPTGKVLRKDLADKAKELLGL; via the coding sequence ATGGACAGACTGGAAAATACGGCGCCAAGCTACCTGCATGCGGCAAGCGCAAAGCCTTTCTCAGGGATGACAGTTTGCGATGTACTTGACAGAGCTGCGGTCAACAACCCAAATAAAGAagcatttgtttttgtgtccATCGGTGCCAAAAAGAGAATCACGTTCAAAACACTGCACGGCGATGTTATGAGGATGGCCGCTGGCTTGATACACCTTGGGGTAAAACCAGGGGAGCGTGTAGGTATCTGGGCCGACAACTGCTACCAGTACATAGTGTCTGAGTATTCGGTGGCTTACATCAAAGCTGTATCGGTTAGATTTCAAGTTTTATATCCGTCTGATTACGTAGAACACCTTGCCAGCAAAACTAGAGTCACCTGTCTAATCATCGGACCAGGGCATCCAGAGAGAGTGTTGAGAGAGTTATCGCCGGGTACGCCAAAAACACCAGGACATAGAGGGCTGCCGACAGTCAACCAGGTCATTCACTTAGGTAACGACGACATATCTGGAATGATCCGCTTCGACGAGGTGTTAGAGATGGGAGACAAAACAGGCTTCCGACGCTTGAAGCAAGTGCGAAAGTTGGTCAAGCCTGATGATGAAGCTACCGTGTACTTCACATCTGGCAGTACTGGGCTTCCGAAGGCAGTTATCCACACTCATCGTTCGTGCGTCGAAAACCAATATACATGTGGTCGCCATGTCTCCGATGTCGTAAAGAAAGACGTCACCTTCATGTCGATGAGTCCATTTAGTCATATTGGCGGAAGGTTTTCCACCTTGATGGGTGTTTGCCATGGTTTCAGAGTCGTAGTACCGGAGTCTGATGTTGAAGTGCAAGCGTTGGCAACAGTCATAAAGGAAGAGAAAGTTTCGGTGGCTTTTTTGATGTTCACCTTTCTTTTTGATTTCAACGATCATTCAAACTTCGAAGCGTCCGACTTTACCTCGCTACAGTTCGTAATCACAAGTGGAAATGCTGTCACTGTAGATAATCTTGAAAGGGCGACGCAGTTGATTTCTCCTAATGTATTCAATTCTTACGGAATGACAGAGTCTGGTTCAGTCGCTATCAATAGTAATCCTGCTAAGCTTGGAAAGGTGGGTTATCCGCTCGATCACTATGAGGTGAAAATAATTGATGATGAGGGCGCAATTGTGCCTCGTGGAACTACTGGTGAGCTGTGTCTCAGATCACCTTATACGATGCTCCGATATGAAGGCGACGAGGAAAATTCAGCCCTTGATAAATGTGGCTGGTTCCACACTGGTGATACGTGTAGGATGGAAGATGATGGATATCTTGAAATCATCGGTCGAAAGAAAGACATCATTATCAAAGGATCGGTGAATGTTTACCCGTTAGAAGTCGACAGAATTGTCATTCGACATCCAAAGATCAAATTGTCTCAAACGGTTGGTGTCCCGGATGAGAGGTTTACCGAGGAAATCTGCACCTGTGTCTGCCTTGAAGAAGGCCAAGACACAACTACCGGGGACGTTTTGGGATTTTGTCGCGACTTTCTGCCGGAAAATATTACCCCTAAATATGTCTTGTTCTTTCAATCGTTCCCATCAGCCCCGACGGGAAAAGTCCTCCGCAAAGATCTGGCAGATAAAGCAAAGGAACTATTAGGATTGTGA